The DNA region TCACGGGCAGTCGATCAGCAACTAAAAATGTGTCGACAAGCACTCGAAGCAGCCAATATTGATGTGACTAAAGTGCCACTGCCTGGTATTCAAATCGCTGACTTTTTAGAAGAATATAAAATTCCTCAACAAGGCGTTGAACAGCCTGATTCTCAACAACCGGACTCTGAACAAAAAGAAAACCCAAGCACCGGATCTGATGACGTTTCTCGATCCAATGAAAACTCAAAGACTGAATAATTGTGTAAGCGATTATTCGTTATAATCAAGCCATTATGAAAACACCTTTATATTTAGATTACGCATCCACCACACCAATTGACCCAGTGGTCGCCTCAGAAATGATGCAGTTTATGACGCCGGACGGGCAGTTTGGTAATCCGGCTTCTCGCTCGCATCGGTTTGGCTGGCAGGCCGAAGAGGCGGTCGATATTGCGCGCAATCAAATCGCCACAGCGGTGGGTGCCGATCCGCGAGAAATCGTATGGACTTCAGGTGCAACTGAGTCTGATAATCTAGCGCTTAAAGGTGTTATGCGAAGCGCTCCTGAGAACAAGCGGCACTTAATTACCGTGGCCACTGAACACAAAGCGGTGTTAGATACGTGCGAGGCCTTGAGTCAAGAAGGGGTTGAGGTTACCTATTTAAAGCCACAGCCGAATGGCCGTTTAGATTTGTCAGAGTTAAAAGAAGCCTTTACAGAATCAACCCTGTTGGTCTCGGTAATGGCGGTCAATAACGAGACTGGAGTCATACAAGACATTGCGGCTATTTCGGCGTTATGTCGCGAACACGGAGCTTTGCTTCATGTCGATGCAGCTCAGGCGATCGGTAAGATTCCATTTAATGTTGTCGAATTGGGCGTTGATTTGGCGTCTTTTTCTGCTCACAAAGCTTACGGCCCGAAAGGCATCGGTGCCTTGTATGTGCGTCGCAGTCCCTATGTGCAAGTCGCGGCAATGATTCACGGTGGAGGGCACGAGCGGGGTATGCGTTCGGGTACGTTGCCGACCCATCAAATCGTTGGTATGGGTAAGGCGTTTGAACTTGCAGCTGAGCAATTGCAGCAAGAGACGACCCGGTATCAAGAGTTTCGCAATCGGCTTTGGCAAGGGCTGTCTGAAATAGAAGGTATTCAACGTAATGGCGACCCCGATAACAGTGCTGCAAATATTCTTAATATCAGTGTCGCTGGCGTTGACGGTGAAACCTTGCTGATGTCGTTGTTCAACCTCGCGGTTTCCTCGGGATCGGCGTGCAATTCTGCCAGTGTTGAGCCTAGCTATGTATTAAAAGCCATGGGTGTAGACGATGAGCTGGCACACAGTGCGATTCGGATCAGTGTCGGGCGCTTTACCACTTCGGAAGATATCGACTATGCTATAGCAGAGCTGCGGTCGGTTATTGAACAATTGCGGCAGTTATAAGGTAAGGTTTTCTAAAAGAAGATTGGGTAAATTTTCGTCGAAAACACGCGAAAATGAACACAATTTCAACATCTTTACCAGAGTATGATGTTTTTTTGAAAAAACGCTTGATTAATTTTTTTAAATCAGCATAATACGCATCTCACCGAGCGGGGCACCGGAAAATTTCATTAATTTTCCAACAGTTAAGCCAAGCAACGGTGTTTAAAAAGAGTCGAAGTTTACGCAAATTCAACATCGATTCTTCAAAATTTGGGTCGTTAGCTCAGTCGGTAGAGCAGTTGACTTTTAATCAATTGGTCGCAGGTTCGAATCCTGCACGACCCACCAAATTCTGAGAAGGCCGCTTATCAAAGCGGCCTTTTTGTTTTTAGGGTGCTGCTAACGATTAACGTTGGTGTTAAAGCGACGAGTCGCAGGCCGGAATGCCGGACCATCGAATCTTGCACGACCCACCAAATTCTGAGAAGGCCGCTTATTGAAGCGGCCTTTTTGTTTTTAGGAAACGGTAATGATTAACGTTGGTGTTAAAGCGACGGGTCGCAGGCCGGAATGCCGGACCATCGAATTCTGCACGACCCACCAAATTCTGAAAAGGCCGCTTATTGAAGCGGCCTTTTTGCTTTTAGGGAACGGCTAATGATTAACGTTGGTGTTAAAGCGACGGGTCGCAGGCCGGAATGCCGGACTATCTAATCCTGCACGACCCACCAAATTCTGAAAAGGCCGCTTATCAAATTGGTTTCAAAAGCATCTCAAGCTTCAATACTTTGAATCCGTTAAGCAACGGGGCATATTTAATCTAAGCATTTTTTCTTAAAGATGTCCTCATATATTTAATATAGTAAAATCGACATTGACTCATGTTCGAATGAACAAGAGAGGAATGACGGCTGTGCAGTCTTCGATATATGAAATGGAGGAAGTAAATCTTGACTGAGAAAAAATCAAGTGTTGATGATGCGTTGGGTGCAATTCAAAAGTCTTATCTAGGAAATTTACTGTTTGGAGAGTTTTCATTCAAATTTTTTAAATTGCTTTTTCTAGGGAGCTTTATATTTTACTTTATTAGCATTCTAATCGTGTTTATTCATCAAGAGTTACAAATTGTATTGATGTTTATGTTTTTTGTTGGGGTACTTTTTATTTCTGTTGCCAGCTTTTTCTCAGAAAAAGTCAAAAGTAGAATACTTGTCAGTGATTATGATTTTCAGAAAGCAAAGCTAGGGTTGGGGCTTTTAATTTATTCGTCAGGTTTAGCAGTTGCGGGATTGACGTTGAGATGGATTTTTTAGGTAAGTTAGATAGTGGTAGTTTTAGGTGTGGTATTTGGTAGTATTACTGAGATGATGTTTTGATAATAATAATCAATTCATTCAATATGGTAACTGAAAAACTTCGGCGGTGCATACCCACCAAGTTCTGGAAAGACTGCTTAGCAAATCGATCTCAAAGTCATCGCAAACTTTGATGGTTTTTACACGGTAAGAAAAGGGTTTTCTCTCATATTTAATGGGTGTCCTGTAAAGGCAGCGATACCTGGTTCGGGTAAAGTATTTAAATCAAGTCAATAAAGGTTAATCAATGGATGAATTAGTTGTAGCGGTGGTGAAGTACCGAGGAAATATATCTTACTATCGTTGTGAGCGAGAAAATTGGGTATTAGATCTAAATAAGTTAAGAGATGCGTTCAATTCATTTGGTTATAGTATTCCTGAATTAGACGATACTGATAGGTTTGGAATTCATACCATTACAGATGGCAATGTGGAATTGTTTTTGGATAAGATGAAAGCTTATAAGGTTGATAAAGAAGCCCTCAGTTTAATCCTTATGAAAAGGTTCCCGGTGGCTCGATCCTGGTGGGATGTCGGCGAAATATTCCCTTTAGTATTTGTTGATTTTGATCGAAAGACGTTGGGTGCTTTTTATTATGAAGGAGTAAAAATGGAGAAATATATTCCTGATGGATGGACCGGAGAGTTTATCGACTTTGCTAATGAATACCCTGAAGATATTTTCCCAGCATCGGAAAAGTTTTGGATTAAAGAGGATTCTGACTTACTTAAACTATTAAATGAAAGAGGGGCTAGTCAAAAATAGGCTTATGTAGACACTCCTACTTTCTTAGCAAGCTCATTATTGATAGGAAAAGGCAACTCAACCGGAAGCAGCTTTTTAGCTGCTTCTTTTTTATCTTGAATAACGAGTCCGTGGATCTCATGGGCCAGTTCGGTAACATCGGTGATGTTCTGTATCCAACGGTTAACGTACAGAGGAACCGCCTCATTAGTTAAGCCAATCTGAATGGCGCGATGCTCAAGAGACTGTAAATGGAGATCGCGTTCAGGATCCCATTGAATACGAACGGGTGTTGCTTTTTTAATTTTCAACCACTCTTCTTTATCGGCATAGTCATGGGCTTGATGACTTAATAAACTATGTTCGAGCGCCCATTCAAAACCTTCTCTTGTAATATCGATAGCTAAAATACGGTTCTGCCCATTGTCTTTTTTACCCCAACCAGAACGATACATCATCCAAAGAAAAGACGGCTTAATCCATGTCATACGATCCATCTTAAAAGGTGGTGAAACGAAAGTGCCATTCTCTAATGCTTTATTGGCAATAGCGTGACTGTAGGCCTGATATATTCGAATGGTTTTTTCGTCGTAAAATGCGCGGATTTGTCGAGTAGGAATAGCCATTTTAATCCTTTATTGAGAAAGGGTGTGCAATAATGCCCTATACGGTATTATTGCACACCCTTAAAGAGTATTGACAGGTTTTAGGGGAAACAGGCTTATGGCACGCAAATCGGATGAACTCATCGACTGGATCAAACAGGAAGTATCCCTGGTTCGGCCCGTTGAGGCTTAGGCCTTAAAAATGTCGAACTGATTAATACTTTAAATTGGGATTTGCTAATTGAATCTTGGGTTATCGATTACCCACGCGAGACAGTCAGTTTAGTAAAGAGCAGCGCGCGTTATTGCTGTCGGTCGGGTTGTTACGAGAGTCAGGCCACGAGCATTTTAACGGTTTGATAGTCGTACCGACGATGAACGAAGAAGGTATTATTAGTGAAGTTTACGGGCGCAAAGCCTTAGGTAAACGATTGCGCAAAGGCACGGCGATACATACCTGTTTACCGGGGCCGCATCAAGGTGTTTGGAATGTTGAAGGTATAAAAAACTGCACTGAAGTGGTAACAGGGAAAGTGGTAACAGGGGACACACATCACTCTCGGATTAGAGAATTTTATTATCAAAGCGGATCTCTTTATCTAATTATTTAATGAATTAGCAGTGATAGGTTGCCTTTTAACAAGGATGGCGATAAAAACGATAAGATTGATGGTGTCCTGTATAGGCATATTATTTATATGAGAGATAAAATCAGGGTTAAACAATGACGAAATTCATGCAAGCGTGACTTTTATGAATTATAGAGCGCCTCGAAGAAGATAGGTTTAATAAAATGACAAAAGATTTAGCAGAGATTTTAGGGGTCTCGTCGTTACCAACAGTAAGGGAGATTCCAGGAACGATTGAAGTTGATGGTAGAGAGTTTTGGTATGTTGGATGTGATGGTAAAGGTGCATTTAACAAGCTCTTTTCCAAGCTGCTAAGCGCTATTAGTCCACCATTGCATAGAAGTGGAGGAGCTATCACTGGCGGTTGTTCACTTACCCTTCCTGATGGTAGAGTTTTTCACTCTTTATCGTACAGAGGGGATTTAGCAGGATGGAAAAAGCAAGTTACTCAAGGTGCGCAAAAACTTAACCTTGAGTTAGCTCAAATCAAAGCAGACAAGATAGAGCTTATTCATGGTGAAACATTTCTATTATCGGAATGTGAAGTTGATTTTTATTAGAAGGGACGTTTCATAGAAAATTATGTCAGTTAGCTGAACGAGAAAAGCATCTAGTGTAAATACGGTAATTGATTCAGGCGGTGTTAAAGATTGTTTTGTTTAATTCGAGATGTACTTTCGAAAGTCGTGTTTGAGAGCAATGTTTGTAGTGTAAAACAGCTTGTATTCTCAGTATTCTTAGGTTGATGAGTGACACTAAGTTGTTCATTTAATAGAACCAGACGCTCTAGATTCCAGAAAGAGAGGTTAAAGTAGTGTATCTATGAGAAACTCTATGTGAGTATCCTAAAAAACCTTATAGGGTTAGATTACAGAGAGGGCTCGCCAGTGCGACTATATAAAAACAGCTTGTATTTACTTCAAGATATAATTCGTTAGCATATAGGCAGTAATAAAACTTCACTTCGAAAGATAATGGCGGTTAAGTAGGATGGAAACGGTGATGGTTCAGTATAGTATGCCTGCTCAAATAATCGATGCTATAAAAGACGAGAACGAAG from Pleionea litopenaei includes:
- a CDS encoding DUF4291 domain-containing protein; this encodes MAIPTRQIRAFYDEKTIRIYQAYSHAIANKALENGTFVSPPFKMDRMTWIKPSFLWMMYRSGWGKKDNGQNRILAIDITREGFEWALEHSLLSHQAHDYADKEEWLKIKKATPVRIQWDPERDLHLQSLEHRAIQIGLTNEAVPLYVNRWIQNITDVTELAHEIHGLVIQDKKEAAKKLLPVELPFPINNELAKKVGVST
- a CDS encoding IscS subfamily cysteine desulfurase, with product MKTPLYLDYASTTPIDPVVASEMMQFMTPDGQFGNPASRSHRFGWQAEEAVDIARNQIATAVGADPREIVWTSGATESDNLALKGVMRSAPENKRHLITVATEHKAVLDTCEALSQEGVEVTYLKPQPNGRLDLSELKEAFTESTLLVSVMAVNNETGVIQDIAAISALCREHGALLHVDAAQAIGKIPFNVVELGVDLASFSAHKAYGPKGIGALYVRRSPYVQVAAMIHGGGHERGMRSGTLPTHQIVGMGKAFELAAEQLQQETTRYQEFRNRLWQGLSEIEGIQRNGDPDNSAANILNISVAGVDGETLLMSLFNLAVSSGSACNSASVEPSYVLKAMGVDDELAHSAIRISVGRFTTSEDIDYAIAELRSVIEQLRQL